The DNA segment GTTTATATTCCAATAAAACGTAAAGTTAGTTTACTCTTGTGAAATATGTTTTCTAGGACTCTAGATACATTTATGTGGCAGATAAAGGTTGGCTATTAGAAGAGAAAGCTGAAAGAATCCTGGCATGATAATTTTGACACCttgcgtctttttttttgttaaatgaACATTTTAACCTTTAATCCCTAGAAAGAATACTGTCAAGCTTCAAAATGCCCTAAATTATTTTATATAGTAGCTTTTTTACAACCAGTTTCAGTTTCATTTCTACTGTTGTGACATCatgatgctaaaaaaaaaaaaaaacggcagagtACATGAGTAGGCATAGATATGCACTGCAAAAGAGTAATTGCAGCAagaatacaaaacaaaaaaagacacaGAAGCATATCTGCATAGCGTAAACACACAAAGCACACTAGGTGAAAAGCCACGCACAGGTGACCGAGGAACCTTTCACGGTCTGTTGTGGAAACAATTTCATTGGGGAGGCCATTCTAGTGACCTGTATCATGAGGCAGGGCACATAAATTGAAGGTGCGTGTCTTACCAAAAAATGCGCTTGTGATTGTGTAATCATGATGAGGTGCATGCGGGGGTTTTAAGGGGTTTATTCTTGAAATACGCACCTAAATGGCAATGCTGGTGGTTAGTACGGTGTTGCATATTTCAAAATCACATTTTGTGAGCAGTTATGCTCGGAAAGATCTGTCCTCATCAGGTAGTCATTtgttcctttagaatgcaatgtaatTGTGGTGGAATGAAATGTTTACAGATGAACTAATTAGCTTGTCCTGAGCAGACTGTTTAGAACTTAAGATTTATATTTCATGGGTACATAGTGCAGCAACTTCAAAGCCATCCTCTGTTGTTTCCTGGCTTATTTCAGAAGTTTAATTTGCTGACCAAGCTTAACACACCTTCTTAGTGTCTCTTGAATGGATGTTTGCTGTGAAGATTGCAGGGTGTCGGTGATTGGTTTAGGAAGCACTGTCCTTTTGTTGAGAAGAGCAGCGGATTGGGCAAGTTCATTTTGCAAAAGCTGGGCATAAAAAAAGGCCAAGGCCAAGAAGAACCATGTCTTGTCACATTCCTGTCCTCTCACACGTCCTTGTCTTTCTCCCTCACCTTGTCCCTCATTACACATACCTTTTCCAAAATGTCCTCCTGTGTTGGGGTAAGCAGTTGTCTCGCTGGGCACTGTGCATTCATCGTGGTCCCAAGTTTTTGCTAGGGGTGCTGTACCACTCTGGCTTTGCAGTTGTATGCAGGAATTTTCCATTTATTGAAATGGGAATGTCTACTGAGTGAACTTTTTCTTCTCCGTGTGTGTGTTCTTCAGGACCGTGGATGAACAGGTGGTACATGCCATGGACAAGCTGGTGGTTCTCTTCGGCACAGAGATTCTCAAGATCATCCCCGGCAGAGTGTCCACTGAAGTTGACGCCAGGTGAGAAAACTGCTTTCTTTAAACCATCAAATGGCTAGAATGTGTTACAGAAGGGGCCGGAGTTGCTACATTGGATGTATCTAGCACATACTGACTTACTAAAACTGCTATCTTTTCAAAGGTAGCAGGAATTGGCAAGCCattacttcactttattaccaCTCTAGGGGGTATTATATAAGGGTATGATAGAGATGACTTGGTAATGGGCCTGCCATATATGGCAGGCATTAaaacttatttttattttctgtaGATTGCCTTGATCAGGGTTGACCAAAGCAAATTGGCCTAGATTAACATGCTCTTGTACAAATTGTATATGCCGACTGGTAATCACAAATTCTcattctcttgccaggctattgaacgttactTTTGTTTTCTGAATATTAATATTGAGACACTTTTGCACCTTGACGGCCAAGGTCCTAAGGATATGGCTGGCTAAAGACATGTTGGCTGCAACCAAACTTGGATCTGTTTGATCCTAACCACCACCTAGTGCATGCTGAGTGAAAACATGTTTCTGTTTTATCAAGGGCAGAGACATGCGAAAGATACTCCGTATTTTCTTCACTCGCGTGCGCTTGTGAGTTGCAAGAATGAAATGTGGGCACTGCGCCTAGGTACTACAGACGCAGACACGTTTTCGGCCATTTTTCCCTAGCCGAGCTGCACTACATGGTCGCGGATAAATAATCCGGAATAAGCTTACCCTCCGTTCGTCTTTTGTGGCGTAGTGGTCACAGCACTGTGCTTGTGATTGGGAGGTTTGTAGTTCAAATGCGTTTTAAcggcttttttgtttcttttaaatcTGCATTATTATatcatttccccctttcacttCTGCAGTAGTTGTTTTTTACCTATGCTTCACCACCAGGCCTGACATGGATGGTTCCTACCAAGGGGAGCAAAGCAACCTGGTGCACTGGTGGGGGCTTAGGTAGATGTCGGTTTCACGGCCACAGATCGATGAATAATGACATGTTGTTAGCGTGAATTTGTCGTTTGGTATGCTATCCCCCTATCGACTCTGTATTGGCCGCTGATCTCGTTTGAACGGAAGCGCCGGTTCTCGCATAATGCACACGGCCATCGGCTAGGGACCGACGGAGCAAAGCATGTACTCCTCTGTAGTACCTAGGCGCAGTCCCCAAATATTTCTCTCTCAACTCGCACATGTACACAAGTGTCGGGCAAAGGCGGCGCAGCCGTCCCGTGTTTGCACCATTGACAAAACAGAAATACACGAAACACATTGTTGGTAATAGCGAAAATCAACATATTGTAATCTTTATCATTTTGTGATATCATTTCGAGCCCTGTTAAGGTACAGCTTGTAAAAGGATGTCAGCTACTGGCGAGTTACCGAGAGAGGTCGTTTCCGTCACTCATGAGGCATGACTGGCTGTTGTCTACTGCTCTCGGGCGAACCTCTAAAGTGAAACGATAGATTTGTGTGATTTCCTGATGTGATTGACTCCACGCTGTTCATGCCTTACTTGTTCACTTGTAACAACCAAACCTGTTTAGCGACCCTTTCGAAACTGTGGATAGTTCTTGCTTGGCTCTCTCTGCAGTCGCCCCATTGTTGCAATTTCTTCTGGTGCAGGCTGTCGTTCAACAAGGAGGCATCCATCGCCAAAGCTTTGCACCTCATCGCCCTGTACAAAGAGCACGGCATCGACAAGAAGCGCATCCTCATCAAGCTGGCCTCCACCTGGGAAGGAATTCAGGCCGCCAAGTGAGCTGCTGCTTCGCTGCTTGCATGAGGGCTTGAATTATGAAACAGGAAAAATTGTTGTCTATTTGAAAGTAACGTGAAGCTACAAAGTAGGTACATACAGGTCCCCCAGGAAGAAAGCTTGCTGTTAAAGAAAAATTTGTCTTAACTCGGGTACCGCACAATGCACCACCGCCTTTCCGCAGCAGTCGTCCTGCCAACTTGACCAAATCGGGAGGCTGGCAGGTGTTAGGGCGCGCAGTTAGTTGCTACAGAATGAGCTGAAGCCAATGCACAAGTTCTCAGCGCACCACTGTATGACTGCAACAACTTCTTGCATCTCTTCTCAGGCGATATTACTACCTTCTAAAATGACGCTATCAGCGCTAATCCATCTTCACTGTCATCATGTGCACAGAAGTAGTGGCTAGCACTGACAACCACCACTTCAATTTTTGACATGGCTAAGCGCGTCATGGTAAGCAGTTGCAAGCTAGGTATCGGGATATCCCTGTAACATCACGGCTCTTTGTAACATGGCACTCGAAGCTTTGGAAATGAAAATAAAGCTTATTATGAATTTGCCTGCTTGCAAGGGCATAAAGGGACATCGATGCACAGCAGTGTTCATATAAAGACCAGCCTTGAGCATTGCTTATGTAAACGTTTGTTCGGTTGTATGGCCAGGGTTGTTAAGGGTGGTACACTGCAATGGCGTTGCTTAACATAGTCTAACTCGGAACTGCTAAGTgtgatgtttctttttctttgctgTAGGACCTGGTTAGTCACTTTATAAAAGTATTGAGTGGTATTACCAAACCTTATTGCTTTTATTCCTAGGCAGCAGTAGATTTGTGGCTCTGCTCCGATGCCTGTGGTGCAGTTTATTGCTAGCTTGATGAAAGCTATGGTACCTGTTTTATCAGAAGGTGGCGGCGTAGGAAATGCTGAAGGAAAGAGTGATTAGCAATAGAAATGTGAGAAAGCATGATTTAGCATTGCTGTCTGAGAGAACATAAAATTTCTTTAGTGGAATTTCATTGGGACTTCATGAAACTAGATATAACAGCAAGATTAGGTACACATATTCACCACTGAGATCTCTATAGTTCCTGTATTATTTCACCATATTTCTTTAGTGTGCCTTGCCATATTTTTTTCAGTAACTTTGGGCTTTATTATGAAAACCGGCTTCTGTGCTCGCAAGAGAAACGGTAGAAATTGGGACCATTGGACATATTCTTGGACGTTCACTTTGGGTAATACCATCGCTTTCGCATGATGTAATGCTCGACCATAGCCAGTAAGCTTGCACCGAAAGGGATATCGTCGAAAGTGACCGTCTGGGAATGCGTCCTCATATCTACAAGCATCCTTGTACACGGTGCTTCAGCTCCAAAGCGTTGGCCATGATGCCGCAGAAAGTTGCTGCTGGGTACAGTGTGTTGAAAATGTAGCTTGACAAGGCCTCACTCACTTTCTGTGTAAAACTTTGAAAGTAATAGCTTTTATGACCTGCTGTGGTGGGCCAGTGGCTGTATCATCTTGCAGCTGAGCACATGGCGGTCATTTTAGATTTCTGGCTGTGATGGCCACATTCCGGTGGGAGCTGAATGCAATAACAGCCGTGTATTGGACCATGTTTTGCACTTTAACCCTTCAAGGACAGAAGAGCTTGGCTTGTCAAGTGAAAATTTGCTGAGAACACGAACGAAACCATTTCCTCCAgcgctttttttttgtgcaggcCTGAAGAGGAATTGAGCTCCTGTGTTGCTCCACACTTCTTCCAAATGGCATGCTTTATTTCGTAAATGTCTGATGGTTGTAAATGTCAGATGGCTTAAGGAGCTGTTAAAAAGTGAAGTTGGCAGCATAAACTCACTTGCGTGCACTGAAGCCCGTCTTATTATAGTGTAAAaaatttttctttcttggtaaACTTCACCTTTCTGGCGAATTTTATTGGCATGGGCTTGCTTcgtattgtcacgtggtagtgacggtccaGAACACAGCAgcgaaactgtgaatgacgaaactctttattgggcgaacctgtgcccagaaaaacggGCCACGCTGAAAGCACAACGTTGGCGGCGAACACAGGTATGGCTTtagacggtgaaacgcggtcacctgagaaagataaacaagtacatgtgtcaatatgaTCGTCAGAATCGTTTGGCCGTGAGGTTGGGGGCATACATTGACTTgtgtgcagtgaagcccactTGTTACAGTCtcccccaattttttttctttgtaaaatTGACATTATgaattttcaaaattttctgcGTGGGCTTGCTTTATATGATAAGACTCATTTGCACGTAAATCAAAAGTTGTCTTTTCTGCAAGGTTTTACAATTTTTTGTAAACCACACAAAAAACATGTGGTAAAAATGAATGCAGAGTCCACCACTAGTGCATCTCTTATAGTGCACTGTGCAGTTTCGGAcgataaattattttttttttacagctttgATATAGTAGTGTTTTAGCCACAGAATTTTTCTCTTCCACATACAGAGTTCTGGAGTCTCAACATGGTATCCACTGCAACATGACCCTGCTGTTCAACTTCACCCAGGTGGGGGCAGATTTAATTTCGCTGCGTGAATATTGCTGAAATGTGACTTCCTGCTGCACCCTGTTCTGTAACTACCACACATTCTGCATTAAGTTCCCTtgcttttttttcagaaataattGAGGTGCTCTTCATTGAAGCAGTTGAATGCGAGCATGTGGGATGATACAAAATCTTTTTGTGGTGCACAGGCATGTGATGCCATCGAGCGCCATATGTTCTCATGACATGTATAAACTAAAATGAAACTTGGTGCTTATCCCTTTCTGGCACTGTGTGTACAAGTGCACACCAACATAATGCATCAAAAGCAAAACTACGGATGAAAGTAATATTTAAAACATGCCGCATACATCTCTAAGCACTTCTTATTGAACCTGTGCTGAAAGTTTGACTAATATAGTAGGCTTCCATTAATTTGACTCcagttaattcaatttttttcatttaatttGATCCAGACCAAATGGTTTTGTTTCCTCTTAACCCTAAAAAACCCGAAAACAGTTGCACATTCAGGAAAATTAAGAAACTTGCTCACCTTTACTTCTGGCAATAGAGAAGTACTACATTTGTATGGAAAAAAAAGTGCTTGAGTAAATATTTATGTAGTCTGATTAATTGGTAATTGGTCTTCTCGGCTAGCTACAACTGAAAACTTGTTCCGGTGTATAAAAATGCCGCTATGGGCTTTGCATGAACTCAGTGGTGCTTTGTTTGGAGGTGTCAAATTGACCGTATCAAAAATAGTATGTCGTGCTTTGTGGTGTTAATTAATATACAGATGACTTTTCTGGAACCAGCTAAGTAGTTTGAATCATCCAGTAATTCGAATTGCAAGATTTCATAGTGGGATTTTGCTGCAGAGCCGTTTCATTCTGTGGCGTCAGCGACAAAATTTCTCCTCAAATCAGTGGCTATGTTCATATAGGTGAGGATGCAGAAATGTGGATACAATGTTTCACCATTGTATAGTTTACTGTTAGACGCCACTGCTGCTGTGCCTTACGAGACCAAGACCCACTCGTGCAAGTAGTTTCTCCCTTTAGCCTTGGTGTATTGCCTGAAACAATGAACTGGGGGCAACAATTGAACACCGATAAGTTCTATTTCTTGCTGCATTGTTGGGCACACTTAAATGAAGCACAACAAACATTTAATTCAACTTGCACAAAACAAAAAACtatggcagaacccatctcgtgatgactgtcgatggtaatgcacTGGCATTGAATTAATATAGTGATACAacatattgccaccgtcgaaacgagtttcATTTATGAGTCGTGTACTGCAGCcggattcctctttcgcgcttccctaagaacactccgcgccatctggcgcagtcgccacgaagcctgcacgtggcctccgaaatgcacggcgtgCCAGTTCGTGCGAGCGCTGAGAAACGCTGTGCGGCAACCAGGTTCCTCTCTCGTGCTTTTTTCTGGACACCGTGCACTACCGAGAAGTCCGCACGTGGCCTCCAAGACGAGAAACGTGgcacgccggtgcctgcgaacgcttgGAATTGTTCCGTCGCTTTCTGCACACTcggtgcatttgtggcacagcctgcttatgcgtcgggttgctgtccttacGGAACTCTtctgacgtgggttcgattccgctcagcattggAGGAAATTTGAGGGATCTTTTTCGCCATTGTAGAGCGGCCCactcccagtgacccaagttggcatcaaagaggttcattgaagaccggcacgaaccgagtggcacatacccagtgctccaagtctgcgtcaaagagtttcttctaACAGTGGTGcttacccagtcccgcatctacagcgaCCCATGTCAGcttgaaagaggttcgttgaagagtggcacatatgtacacattggcacatactcggtaacccaagttggtccgatggttgcttttgaaccctgttacctcagcacagtaGCCCGATGCACCAATCTTTTGACCGCgggctacccagtgacccaggcagGCGGGAAAATGGTTGGATACAAATTACAGACATAAAAACAAACATAGACAAGCCCCAGAAAGTGCGTGCAGTGCCAAaagaatgctaacacattaaaagTTCGTTGAAGCTGTCATCTGGATTTGGTTGCCACGTTGGCGATGGAACGAGATCTGTCTCTAATGAGGCTTGTCTCCTTGACGATGCTTGCAGGCTGTAGCTTGTGCGGAGGCTGGCGTCACGCTCATCTCGCCTTTTGTGGGGCGCATCCTGGACTGGCACGTGGCCAACACCAACCAGAAGAGTTTTGAGCCCCTGCAGGACCCAGGCGTGAAGAGTGTGACGCGCATCTACGAGTATTACAAGCGGCACGGCTATGCGACCGTTGTCATGGGGGCCTCGTTCCGAAACGTGGGACAGGTGCGCGCCCTGGCCGGCTGTGACCTGCTCACCATCAGGTGAGTGTGCTCGGGCAGGGTGCTGGCAGTGCGAACAGGTTTTTGTTGGCTGTGTGCCGGGCTTGTGTTGGCTGTTGTTGACTGTTGTGTAGGGTACAGTGCTCAGCCTACcctaaaattccgagcaagcggcCCCTACCCACGCAAGTTCCCCCCTCCACTTTTGAGTTATTTAAAATTGGAGCAGCTTATTGGCTTCTCTTTACATAATTTAAAGACCTttcttggcacctgtgctgctcacgcaggagaagcccacaTACAAGCTCCTTCGTTGCGcgtttttgtgaactttcaattgcATTCGTGACTCCATCCATGCTCTCGAAGGTGGATGACACCTTTGAATtacctttttggactttgttgattctcatgaggatgctgaactcgTCTTTATCGTTGTGCATCCTTCTTCTATGtgatcatcacccctcatccagcctttacgCCCCGT comes from the Dermacentor silvarum isolate Dsil-2018 chromosome 9, BIME_Dsil_1.4, whole genome shotgun sequence genome and includes:
- the LOC119465250 gene encoding probable transaldolase isoform X1, encoding MTGADSIKRPKMASSLDQLKEITTVVADTGDFEVMKQYKPTDATTNPSLILAASKLPQYAHLVDDAVKYGKSKGKTVDEQVVHAMDKLVVLFGTEILKIIPGRVSTEVDARLSFNKEASIAKALHLIALYKEHGIDKKRILIKLASTWEGIQAAKVLESQHGIHCNMTLLFNFTQAVACAEAGVTLISPFVGRILDWHVANTNQKSFEPLQDPGVKSVTRIYEYYKRHGYATVVMGASFRNVGQVRALAGCDLLTISPGLLSELASSTEPIVHHLSEAKAKKLDLKKVEVDEATFRWELNEDQMATDKLSDGIRKFAADAVKLENILREKLK